Proteins from one Chanodichthys erythropterus isolate Z2021 chromosome 15, ASM2448905v1, whole genome shotgun sequence genomic window:
- the si:dkeyp-113d7.1 gene encoding zinc finger protein 383, which produces MAELETECITLGLNNLVSECDTPPLDSLRAECTTPTLTMLSSECSTPTLSSLASEIVEPMAMLPCIKSEPDLDPIRTVDLSVIQPLSTAELGSEQIKMEISGLDYIKSEHHSDLHSFHSTELDSYKSHYEPSLVFDYITHVSDSLEYIKSEQHSDLHSYYASELGAIKTEYEPILMSSHIKTEMNGLESIHMAELRTELNKLRPDTVIDGMGKIDSDFPSGNLYELTSVQASKAPAAHNQTSTKGHGPRKPRNLTGEKPFSCTQCGKNFSTLGNLKTHQRIHTGERPYTCSQCGKSFGQAGNLKRHQLIHTGQKPYTCAHCPKGFTKADDLRSHQRLHTGEKPFSCAECGKCFSQTKELKAHQLSHTGERPFCCSLCGKSFTKETSYRNHQQIHTGEKPYSCSQCGKSFSNSGVLRTHEKIHSGERPFGCTQCGKSFGRLGHLKAHQQIHTGERPYTCQQCGKNFSQSGHLKAHEQIHKRERPDLSSGSSLSNDSS; this is translated from the coding sequence ATGGCAGAGTTGGAGACAGAATGCATCACTTTAGGACTAAATAATTTGGTGTCGGAATGCGACACTCCGCCACTTGACTCTTTGCGAGCGGAGTGCACCACTCCGACCCTGACCATGCTCTCGTCGGAATGTAGCACACCCACGCTCAGCTCGCTGGCGTCCGAGATCGTGGAGCCCATGGCCATGCTGCCCTGCATCAAAAGCGAGCCCGACCTCGACCCCATCCGCACGGTGGACCTCTCCGTGATTCAGCCCCTGAGCACCGCAGAGCTGGGCTCCGAGCAGATCAAGATGGAGATCAGCGGCCTGGACTACATCAAATCGGAGCACCACAGCGACCTCCATTCCTTCCACAGCACGGAGCTGGACTCCTACAAGTCACACTATGAACCCAGCCTGGTGTTCGACTACATCACCCACGTCTCGGACAGCCTGGAGTACATCAAGTCGGAGCAGCATTCTGACCTGCACAGCTACTACGCCAGCGAGCTCGGCGCCATCAAGACCGAGTACGAACCCATCCTCATGTCCAGCCACATCAAGACCGAGATGAACGGCCTGGAGTCCATTCACATGGCGGAGCTGCGCACCGAGCTCAACAAGCTCCGGCCCGATACCGTCATCGACGGCATGGGGAAAATAGACTCGGATTTCCCCTCTGGAAACCTTTACGAACTGACGTCCGTCCAGGCCAGCAAAGCGCCTGCCGCGCACAATCAAACCAGCACAAAAGGCCACGGGCCACGCAAACCTCGCAACCTCACAGGTGAGAAGCCGTTCTCTTGCACTCAGTGCGGGAAGAACTTCAGCACCCTGGGTAACCTGAAGACTCACCAACGCATCCACACCGGCGAGAGGCCTTACACTTGCTCccagtgtgggaagagcttcGGGCAGGCCGGTAACTTGAAAAGGCACCAGCTCATCCACACGGGGCAAAAACCTTACACCTGCGCTCACTGCCCGAAGGGTTTCACCAAAGCGGACGACCTCCGCTCGCACCAGCGGCTGCACACGGGCGAGAAGCCGTTCAGTTGCGCGGAGTGCGGAAAGTGCTTCAGTCAAACGAAGGAACTCAAAGCCCACCAGTTGAGCCACACGGGAGAGCGGCCCTTCTGCTGTTCGCTGTGCGGCAAGAGCTTCACTAAAGAGACGAGCTACCGCAATCACCAGCAAATCCACACGGGCGAGAAGCCGTACAGCTGCTCCCAGTGTGGCAAATCTTTCAGCAATTCAGGGGTCCTCAGAACGCACGAGAAGATTCACTCCGGGGAAAGACCGTTCGGCTGCACCCAGTGCGGCAAAAGTTTCGGTCGCTTGGGACATCTTAAAGCACACCAGCAAATTCACACGGGCGAACGGCCGTACACCTGCCAGCAGTGCGGGAAGAATTTCAGCCAATCAGGTCATCTCAAAGCACACGAGCAGATTCACAAAAGAGAACGGCCCGATCTTAGCAGTGGCAGCAGTCTCAGTAACGATAGTAGCTGA